In Bacteroides coprosuis DSM 18011, the following are encoded in one genomic region:
- a CDS encoding alpha/beta hydrolase fold protein (COGs: COG0596 hydrolase or acyltransferase (alpha/beta hydrolase superfamily)~InterPro IPR000073~KEGG: bca:BCE_2771 alpha/beta fold family hydrolase~PFAM: Alpha/beta hydrolase fold-1~SPTR: Hydrolase, alpha/beta domain protein;~IMG reference gene:2504106996~PFAM: alpha/beta hydrolase fold), which produces MKKKLLWILILGLIIISCKQRKTEMKEKIIKTNGIELCTESFGNKKNPAILLVAGATVSMLYWDTEFCQQLSEKGFFVIRYDNRDVGKSTNYEPGSTPYDIVDLTNDAISILDGYKIDKAHFVGISLGGLISQIASIKFADRVNSLTLMSSGPWGDSDPTIPEMDTSILDFHSKAGTVNWTNEDSVVNYLIQGAELMSGKKQFDKQRSEKLIRAEFNRANNYISMFNHAALQGGEEYWNRLNEIKQPTLIIHGTDDKIWHYKNAGFLLEKIKGSNLITLEGTGHELHVDDWKSIIDGIEKHIND; this is translated from the coding sequence ATGAAAAAAAAACTACTTTGGATATTAATTTTAGGACTGATAATAATCAGTTGCAAACAAAGGAAAACAGAAATGAAAGAGAAAATAATTAAAACAAACGGCATTGAACTCTGTACGGAAAGTTTTGGAAATAAGAAAAATCCAGCAATCCTTTTGGTAGCAGGTGCAACCGTATCAATGCTGTATTGGGACACTGAATTTTGCCAACAATTATCTGAAAAAGGATTTTTTGTTATTCGTTACGACAACAGAGATGTAGGAAAATCCACTAATTATGAACCAGGTTCTACTCCATACGATATTGTTGACTTAACTAATGACGCTATTTCAATATTGGATGGCTACAAGATTGACAAAGCACATTTTGTGGGGATTTCTTTGGGCGGACTAATTTCTCAAATAGCATCAATAAAGTTTGCCGACAGAGTTAACTCCTTAACTCTTATGTCATCAGGCCCTTGGGGAGACTCAGACCCAACTATACCTGAAATGGACACGAGTATTTTAGATTTCCATAGTAAAGCAGGTACAGTCAATTGGACAAATGAAGACAGTGTGGTAAACTATTTAATTCAGGGTGCAGAATTAATGAGTGGCAAGAAACAATTTGACAAACAAAGAAGTGAAAAACTGATAAGAGCTGAGTTCAATAGAGCCAACAATTATATAAGTATGTTCAATCACGCTGCATTGCAAGGTGGTGAAGAATATTGGAACAGATTAAACGAAATCAAACAACCCACCTTAATTATCCACGGAACAGACGACAAAATTTGGCATTATAAGAATGCAGGTTTTTTACTAGAAAAAATAAAAGGTTCAAATCTAATCACCCTTGAAGGTACAGGACACGAATTACACGTTGATGATTGGAAATCAATTATTGATGGAATAGAAAAACACATAAATGACTGA
- a CDS encoding hypothetical protein (KEGG: pap:PSPA7_5329 hypothetical protein~SPTR: Putative uncharacterized protein;~IMG reference gene:2504106997): MADLNRREKLKLEKFFEMEGGYVLDFSNRTLSNFVFETINLELYSDNYAEFGESKANRLRAIWQKENNYTVGKLTAEMLEYWRDKKLMSYGQITQPEQNLFDECNKIASKLMEDTIVEEIDVIREVVDDRDFSLLAKSIRESIEKNEPEVALDRLHTYVIKFIRQLCENHKIAISKDESLNALFGKYVKFIVANEKVESQMTERILKYSIHVIEAFNDIRNNKSFAHDNPILNYAESVLIFNNVTNSIKFIESVEKKIEQENKKEKVANAETETEFWNDLPF, translated from the coding sequence ATGGCAGATTTAAATAGACGAGAGAAATTAAAATTGGAAAAGTTCTTTGAAATGGAAGGTGGTTATGTACTTGATTTTTCAAATAGAACATTGAGCAATTTTGTTTTTGAAACTATAAATCTCGAACTATACTCAGACAATTATGCTGAATTTGGAGAATCAAAAGCAAATCGATTAAGAGCAATCTGGCAAAAAGAAAACAATTATACTGTTGGAAAATTAACTGCCGAAATGCTTGAATATTGGCGAGATAAAAAACTAATGTCTTACGGACAAATAACTCAACCAGAACAAAATTTATTTGACGAATGTAATAAAATCGCAAGTAAATTAATGGAAGACACTATTGTTGAAGAAATAGATGTTATTCGAGAAGTCGTAGACGATAGAGATTTTAGTTTACTCGCCAAATCAATCCGAGAAAGTATCGAAAAAAATGAACCTGAAGTTGCGTTAGACAGATTACACACTTATGTAATTAAATTTATTCGACAACTTTGTGAAAACCATAAAATTGCAATCTCAAAAGACGAGTCACTAAACGCTTTATTTGGAAAATATGTGAAATTTATAGTTGCAAATGAAAAAGTCGAATCTCAAATGACCGAAAGAATTTTAAAATATTCGATTCACGTTATTGAGGCTTTCAATGATATAAGAAATAATAAAAGTTTCGCTCACGATAATCCTATTTTGAACTATGCAGAAAGTGTTTTGATTTTTAACAATGTGACCAACTCTATAAAATTTATAGAATCAGTTGAGAAAAAAATTGAACAAGAAAACAAAAAAGAAAAAGTTGCTAATGCAGAAACTGAAACCGAATTTTGGAATGATTTACCATTTTGA